From a region of the Pontixanthobacter gangjinensis genome:
- the msrB gene encoding peptide-methionine (R)-S-oxide reductase MsrB, with the protein MTDPKSTTDTEWREKLTPEQFHVLREKGTERAFTGEFDKHYDEGEYVCAGCGTKLFESDAKYNSGCGWPAFTKPAEGDVVAEHRDVSHGMIRTEVTCSKCDGHLGHVFPDGPAEAGGLRYCINSASLDFAPDDSTDD; encoded by the coding sequence ATGACTGACCCCAAATCCACTACTGACACCGAATGGCGCGAAAAACTTACGCCGGAGCAGTTTCATGTTCTTCGCGAGAAGGGCACCGAACGCGCCTTCACAGGCGAATTCGACAAGCATTATGACGAAGGCGAATATGTCTGCGCCGGATGCGGGACCAAATTGTTCGAAAGCGATGCGAAATACAACAGCGGTTGCGGTTGGCCTGCGTTCACCAAGCCCGCAGAAGGCGACGTAGTGGCCGAGCACCGCGATGTGTCGCACGGTATGATCCGCACTGAAGTTACCTGCTCAAAATGCGATGGGCATTTGGGCCATGTGTTTCCTGATGGCCCGGCCGAGGCGGGGGGATTGCGGTATTGTATCAACAGCGCCTCTCTTGATTTCGCTCCTGATGACTCAACTGACGACTAA
- a CDS encoding glutathione S-transferase family protein — MWRLYQFPLCPFSRKVRLLLSEKGVGYELWRENPWEGNDDFFALNPAGRTPVLHDAEKKTTLCDSRAICEYFEETVDQAPMINGTVKDRAEIRRLVALFDENFFADVTHPLLHERMKKRLILRQPPDSRALSNAMKMAHGHLDYIDYLVDTRPWLAGSRMSLADLAAAAQISVADYLGGIDWKGHEQSKSWYSVFKSRPSFRPLLSERMEVIQPPKQYGDVDG; from the coding sequence ATGTGGCGTTTGTATCAATTCCCTCTTTGCCCGTTCAGCCGAAAGGTCCGCTTGCTGCTTAGCGAGAAGGGCGTCGGCTATGAATTGTGGCGGGAGAATCCGTGGGAAGGCAATGATGATTTCTTTGCTCTGAACCCGGCGGGACGCACTCCGGTGCTGCATGACGCAGAAAAGAAAACCACGCTGTGTGATAGCCGCGCGATTTGCGAATATTTCGAAGAAACGGTTGATCAGGCGCCAATGATCAATGGTACGGTAAAAGACCGCGCCGAAATTCGCCGCTTGGTGGCTCTGTTTGATGAAAACTTCTTCGCCGATGTCACCCACCCACTGCTGCATGAACGGATGAAGAAACGTCTGATCTTGCGCCAGCCGCCAGATTCCAGAGCATTGTCGAACGCGATGAAAATGGCCCACGGCCACCTCGATTACATCGATTACTTGGTCGATACGCGCCCCTGGCTTGCAGGTTCGCGGATGAGCCTGGCCGATTTGGCAGCGGCCGCGCAAATCAGCGTCGCCGATTATCTCGGCGGCATTGATTGGAAGGGGCATGAACAATCGAAGAGCTGGTATTCTGTGTTCAAAAGCAGGCCGAGCTTCAGACCTTTGCTGAGCGAACGGATGGAAGTAATCCAGCCGCCCAAGCAATATGGCGATGTTGACGGATGA
- a CDS encoding NAD-dependent succinate-semialdehyde dehydrogenase has product MSNYPSLHLLIGGKEISGAGRKSGEVLNPATGEVLGSVPHATAEDLDDALEHAATGFAIWRATPPEQRAAVITKAAALMRERVGAIAEALTLEQGKTLPEAKGETIYGAMLLEFYAGECKRLYGRTMVRPAGKRAEVRYEPVGPVAAFAAWNFPVINIVRKVGGAVAAGCSVIVKPSEETPAAALATVQCLLDAGMPAEVCQVVFGVPDDVSCHLLGSSIIRKVSFTGSTKVGKHLVKLAADDLKRTTMELGGHGPVLVFEDSDIEKALDVMAPNAFRNAGQVCVSPTRFIVEEPIFEKFRDGFIERVKGIKVGNGMEDGVQMGPMANDRGPDQIERMVTEAVEKGGKLETGGERIGNQGYFYAPTVLSEVPTDAEIMNEEPFGPVAIINRYAGEAEMIEEANRLPYGLAAYAWSSDPARQERLIAQIEAGMVAVNSGGVSAVDMPFGGVKWSGHGHEDGAEGVMACMVTKSVHVG; this is encoded by the coding sequence ATGAGCAATTACCCCTCACTCCATCTCCTAATCGGCGGCAAGGAAATTTCCGGCGCTGGGCGCAAATCGGGCGAAGTGCTCAATCCGGCCACCGGCGAAGTGCTGGGTTCGGTTCCGCATGCGACCGCCGAAGATCTCGATGACGCTCTCGAGCATGCAGCCACGGGCTTCGCAATCTGGCGCGCTACCCCGCCTGAACAACGTGCGGCGGTCATCACCAAAGCTGCCGCGTTGATGCGCGAGCGCGTTGGCGCAATCGCCGAAGCACTAACATTGGAACAGGGTAAGACGTTACCCGAAGCCAAGGGCGAAACCATTTACGGTGCAATGCTGCTGGAATTCTATGCTGGCGAGTGTAAGCGCCTCTATGGTCGCACGATGGTCCGCCCCGCAGGCAAGCGCGCCGAGGTGCGGTATGAACCTGTTGGTCCGGTCGCAGCGTTTGCGGCGTGGAATTTTCCTGTCATCAACATTGTCCGCAAAGTCGGCGGCGCGGTTGCGGCAGGCTGTTCGGTCATCGTCAAACCATCCGAAGAAACACCGGCGGCGGCGCTGGCCACGGTGCAATGTTTGCTTGATGCCGGAATGCCTGCCGAGGTTTGCCAAGTTGTGTTCGGCGTGCCCGACGATGTCAGCTGCCATCTTCTCGGATCTTCCATCATCCGCAAAGTCAGCTTCACCGGTTCGACCAAAGTGGGCAAACATTTGGTCAAACTGGCGGCCGATGATTTGAAACGCACAACGATGGAGCTTGGCGGCCACGGGCCAGTGCTGGTCTTCGAAGATTCTGATATTGAAAAAGCGCTAGATGTGATGGCTCCAAATGCGTTCCGCAATGCAGGGCAAGTTTGCGTCAGCCCAACACGCTTCATTGTCGAAGAACCGATTTTCGAGAAATTCCGCGATGGATTTATCGAGCGGGTCAAAGGCATCAAAGTTGGCAATGGTATGGAAGACGGCGTCCAAATGGGTCCGATGGCTAATGATCGCGGCCCCGACCAGATCGAGCGGATGGTCACAGAGGCGGTCGAAAAGGGCGGCAAGCTGGAAACCGGCGGCGAACGGATTGGCAATCAGGGATATTTCTACGCCCCAACTGTCCTGTCCGAAGTCCCGACCGATGCCGAAATTATGAATGAAGAACCGTTCGGCCCAGTTGCCATCATCAACCGCTACGCAGGCGAAGCCGAAATGATCGAGGAAGCCAACCGTCTGCCATACGGACTGGCTGCTTATGCGTGGTCGTCGGACCCTGCGCGCCAGGAACGTCTAATCGCCCAAATCGAGGCCGGTATGGTCGCGGTCAATAGCGGCGGCGTCAGCGCGGTCGATATGCCGTTTGGCGGCGTGAAATGGTCGGGTCACGGACATGAAGACGGTGCCGAAGGCGTGATGGCCTGCATGGTGACCAAATCTGTTCACGTTGGTTGA
- a CDS encoding S-(hydroxymethyl)glutathione dehydrogenase/class III alcohol dehydrogenase produces the protein MKTRAAVAFEAKQPLEIVELDLEGPKAGEVLVEIMATGICHTDAYTLDGLDSEGLFPSVLGHEGAGIVREIGAGVSSVAVGDHVIPLYTPECRQCKMCLSGKTNLCSAIRETQGKGLMPDGTSRFSYKGQTIFHYMGCSTFSNFTVLPEIAVAKIREDAPFHTSCYVGCGVTTGVGAVVNTAQVKPGDNVVVFGLGGIGLNVLQGAKMAGADRIVGVDINPAREQWGRKFGMTDFVNPKDVGDVVATLVNMLDGGADYSFDCTGNTDVMRQALECCHKGWGTSIIIGVAEAGKTIETRPFQLVTGRNWRGTAFGGAKGRTDVPKIVDWYMDGKIQIDPMITHQLTLDEINKGFDLMHAGESIRSVVVY, from the coding sequence ATGAAAACTAGAGCCGCGGTCGCCTTTGAAGCCAAACAACCGCTCGAAATCGTCGAGCTTGATCTGGAAGGCCCCAAGGCGGGCGAGGTGCTGGTCGAAATCATGGCGACAGGAATCTGCCACACTGATGCTTATACGCTCGATGGCCTCGACAGTGAGGGGCTGTTCCCCTCCGTACTAGGTCACGAAGGTGCTGGCATAGTGCGCGAAATCGGCGCGGGCGTGTCCTCGGTCGCGGTGGGCGATCACGTGATCCCGCTTTACACGCCCGAATGTCGGCAGTGCAAAATGTGCCTGAGCGGCAAGACCAATCTGTGCAGCGCGATCCGCGAGACGCAAGGCAAGGGGCTGATGCCTGACGGGACTTCGCGGTTTAGTTATAAAGGGCAAACGATTTTCCACTATATGGGCTGCTCGACCTTTTCGAACTTCACCGTCCTGCCCGAAATTGCGGTGGCGAAGATTCGCGAGGACGCGCCGTTTCACACCAGCTGCTATGTCGGTTGCGGCGTGACCACCGGGGTCGGCGCAGTGGTGAACACCGCGCAGGTCAAACCGGGCGACAATGTCGTGGTGTTCGGCCTTGGCGGCATTGGCCTTAATGTTCTGCAAGGCGCGAAAATGGCCGGCGCGGACCGGATTGTCGGCGTCGATATCAATCCGGCCCGCGAGCAGTGGGGCCGAAAGTTCGGTATGACCGATTTCGTCAATCCGAAGGATGTTGGCGATGTTGTGGCAACCCTTGTAAATATGCTCGATGGCGGGGCTGACTACAGCTTCGACTGCACCGGCAACACCGATGTCATGCGGCAGGCGCTCGAATGTTGCCACAAGGGATGGGGCACCAGTATCATCATCGGTGTGGCAGAGGCTGGCAAGACTATCGAAACGCGCCCGTTTCAGCTCGTCACCGGACGCAACTGGCGCGGGACCGCTTTCGGCGGAGCCAAGGGCCGGACCGATGTGCCCAAGATTGTCGACTGGTATATGGACGGCAAAATCCAGATCGACCCGATGATCACACACCAGCTGACCCTAGACGAAATCAACAAGGGTTTTGACCTGATGCACGCGGGTGAAAGCATCCGCAGCGTGGTGGTGTATTGA
- a CDS encoding VOC family protein, with protein sequence MLNHIMIGSADIEKSKKFYNAVLGVLGAGEPMAHVNDTGQTRLFYAHDGSTFSVSEPINGQPVIASNGSTIGFACNSPEQVTQLHDVAVANGGTSIEDPPGLRDGSMGPMYLCYFTDPDGHKICGIHRPA encoded by the coding sequence ATGCTGAATCACATTATGATCGGCTCTGCCGACATCGAGAAGTCCAAGAAATTCTATAATGCAGTACTGGGCGTGCTGGGTGCGGGCGAGCCAATGGCGCATGTCAACGACACCGGCCAGACTCGCCTGTTCTATGCGCATGACGGATCAACCTTCAGCGTCAGCGAACCGATCAATGGCCAGCCGGTAATCGCGTCAAACGGCAGCACCATCGGGTTTGCCTGCAATTCACCCGAACAAGTTACGCAACTGCACGATGTTGCAGTGGCCAATGGCGGCACCAGCATCGAAGACCCGCCCGGCCTGCGCGATGGCAGCATGGGCCCTATGTATCTGTGTTACTTTACCGATCCCGATGGCCACAAAATTTGCGGCATCCATCGCCCAGCTTAA
- a CDS encoding VOC family protein — translation MFSHVMVGADDIDAAKKFYDACFIALGGREGSADPKGRVMYFKDGSIFIVTKPIDGKPACHANGGTIGFTVDSEEMAEAWHAAGLANGGTAIEDPPGIREGGGMKMHLAYLRDPAGNKICTMMRMP, via the coding sequence ATGTTCAGCCACGTAATGGTCGGTGCCGATGATATCGATGCCGCGAAAAAATTCTACGACGCCTGTTTCATCGCACTTGGCGGCCGCGAAGGATCGGCCGATCCCAAAGGTCGTGTGATGTATTTCAAAGATGGCAGCATCTTCATTGTCACCAAGCCAATTGATGGCAAGCCCGCCTGCCACGCCAATGGCGGCACGATAGGCTTCACCGTGGATAGCGAAGAAATGGCCGAGGCATGGCACGCCGCCGGCCTCGCCAATGGCGGCACCGCAATTGAAGACCCACCAGGCATTCGCGAAGGCGGCGGCATGAAAATGCACCTTGCCTATCTGCGCGATCCGGCAGGCAATAAAATCTGCACCATGATGCGGATGCCATAA
- the fghA gene encoding S-formylglutathione hydrolase encodes MDTVSENTAFGGVQGVYSHASAETGTEMTFSVYVPPHEPGAKLPVLWYLSGLTCTHANVTEKGEYRAACAEHGVIFIAPDTSPRGDDVPDDEAYDFGKGAGFYVDATEEPWVKNFRMRSYIERELPALIAECFPAADMSRQGITGHSMGGHGALTIALRNPDRFKSVSAFAPIVSPLNCPWGEKALSGYLGPDKSAWREYDACALIDDGLSKSGVSLPNLLIDQGTDDNFLKDQLKTGLLALACKKAAIPATIRMQEGYDHSYYFISTFMADHVRWHAERLR; translated from the coding sequence ATGGACACTGTAAGCGAAAATACCGCGTTCGGCGGAGTGCAAGGGGTCTATTCCCACGCCTCCGCCGAAACCGGCACCGAAATGACCTTCTCGGTCTACGTCCCGCCGCACGAACCGGGCGCGAAACTGCCCGTGCTATGGTATCTCAGCGGCCTGACCTGCACCCATGCCAATGTCACCGAGAAGGGCGAATACCGCGCCGCTTGCGCCGAGCACGGCGTCATCTTCATCGCGCCCGACACCAGCCCTCGCGGCGATGACGTGCCCGATGACGAGGCCTATGATTTCGGCAAAGGCGCGGGCTTCTATGTCGATGCGACCGAGGAACCTTGGGTCAAAAATTTCCGAATGCGCAGCTATATCGAACGTGAATTGCCCGCGCTGATTGCCGAATGCTTCCCGGCCGCCGATATGTCCCGCCAAGGCATCACCGGCCATTCAATGGGCGGCCACGGCGCGCTGACAATTGCGCTCAGAAACCCCGACCGCTTCAAGAGCGTCAGCGCCTTCGCCCCGATTGTCAGCCCGCTAAATTGCCCATGGGGCGAGAAGGCGTTGAGCGGTTATCTCGGGCCGGACAAATCCGCATGGCGCGAATATGACGCGTGCGCTTTAATTGATGACGGCTTGAGCAAGAGTGGGGTGAGCTTGCCGAACCTGCTGATCGACCAGGGCACCGACGATAATTTCCTGAAAGACCAGCTCAAAACCGGCCTGTTAGCGCTCGCCTGTAAAAAAGCCGCCATCCCCGCAACGATCCGGATGCAAGAGGGGTATGACCACTCTTATTACTTTATATCTACCTTTATGGCCGACCATGTCCGATGGCATGCGGAGCGATTGAGGTGA
- a CDS encoding sensor histidine kinase, which produces MRKRDRLFQPFFRGAALPNRDGLGLGLFIASEIAKAHGGKLEVSSNTEETCFTFRMPMHNPS; this is translated from the coding sequence ATTCGGAAGCGCGACCGGCTTTTCCAGCCTTTCTTTCGCGGGGCGGCCCTGCCTAATCGGGATGGGTTGGGCCTCGGCCTTTTCATCGCTTCAGAGATCGCCAAAGCGCACGGAGGCAAGCTTGAAGTTAGCTCAAACACCGAAGAGACGTGCTTCACTTTCAGGATGCCAATGCACAACCCGTCGTAA
- a CDS encoding fatty acid desaturase, producing the protein MPDLNPLAEPVPTTLDPRKLTRDLHAFKDSRTGRSLWELAITLIPFIAVFTGTLIAVQAGYYIGLALTPLAGLLLLRLFIIQHDCGHGSFFASRSGNDWVGRAMGVFTLTPYDCWRRSHALHHAATGNLDARGFGDVDTLTVREFQAQSKYGRFFYRLYRHPIVLLGFGPAYLFLLRHRLPIGLMKEGARYWVSAMATNVVSLLILAALVFQFGFATTALVFFPSLLIAASLGVWLFYIQHQFEDAHWDKKSEWTFHDAALHGSTHLDLPQPLRWFTANIGVHHVHHLASRIPFYRLREVLTAHPELHDMNRFTALQTFKALRLALWDEGQRRLVTFREAAMMAGKSAEPG; encoded by the coding sequence ATGCCTGACCTCAATCCCCTCGCCGAGCCGGTTCCAACCACGCTCGACCCGCGCAAGCTCACGCGTGATTTGCATGCATTCAAGGATTCGCGGACGGGCCGCAGCCTGTGGGAATTGGCGATCACGCTCATTCCCTTCATCGCGGTGTTCACTGGCACACTGATTGCCGTTCAGGCGGGATATTACATCGGCCTGGCGCTGACACCGCTTGCCGGACTGTTGTTGTTGCGGTTGTTTATCATCCAGCATGATTGCGGCCACGGATCGTTCTTCGCCAGCCGGTCGGGCAATGACTGGGTCGGGCGCGCAATGGGTGTGTTCACGCTGACGCCGTATGATTGCTGGAGGCGCTCGCACGCGCTGCATCATGCCGCGACTGGCAATCTGGATGCGCGCGGATTTGGCGATGTCGACACGCTGACTGTGCGCGAATTTCAGGCGCAATCAAAATATGGGCGGTTTTTCTACCGGCTCTATCGCCACCCGATTGTGCTGCTCGGTTTCGGTCCAGCCTATCTGTTTCTGTTGCGGCACCGGCTGCCTATCGGGTTGATGAAGGAAGGCGCACGATATTGGGTCAGCGCAATGGCGACAAATGTGGTGTCGCTGTTGATATTGGCCGCGCTGGTGTTCCAGTTCGGCTTTGCGACAACGGCGCTGGTGTTTTTCCCCTCGCTGTTGATTGCGGCTTCGTTGGGAGTGTGGCTGTTCTATATTCAGCATCAGTTTGAAGATGCACATTGGGACAAAAAGTCTGAATGGACATTTCACGATGCCGCCTTGCACGGCAGCACGCATCTGGATTTGCCGCAACCGCTGCGCTGGTTCACCGCCAATATCGGCGTGCATCATGTACACCATCTTGCCAGCCGCATTCCGTTTTACCGTTTGCGCGAAGTGCTAACCGCGCATCCCGAATTGCATGATATGAACCGCTTTACCGCGCTCCAAACCTTCAAGGCATTGCGGCTTGCCCTGTGGGATGAGGGTCAGCGCAGGCTGGTCACATTCCGTGAAGCGGCGATGATGGCGGGCAAGAGCGCGGAGCCGGGCTAG
- the metW gene encoding methionine biosynthesis protein MetW, whose protein sequence is MSVLQNSALRPDLAVILDHIAHGSRALDVGCGDGVLMAALRDEKQVDARGIEIDGACVERCVARGLSVVQGDADRDLTFYPDGAFDYAILSQTLQTAARPDRIMQELLRVGRRAFVSFPNFAYWRMRKALLLGGRMPVTRHLPVTWYETQNIHHVTVKDFEALANDLGITISNRWFFTNQREISASGANWRAEYALFEVGR, encoded by the coding sequence ATGAGCGTTCTTCAAAATTCGGCGCTCCGCCCTGATCTTGCAGTAATCCTCGATCACATCGCGCACGGTAGCCGCGCTTTGGATGTCGGTTGCGGCGACGGAGTGTTGATGGCTGCACTGCGTGACGAGAAGCAAGTGGATGCGCGCGGGATCGAAATTGACGGAGCCTGCGTCGAACGCTGTGTCGCACGCGGGCTGTCCGTGGTGCAGGGCGATGCGGACCGCGACCTGACTTTCTACCCCGATGGCGCGTTTGATTATGCAATCCTCAGCCAGACGCTGCAAACCGCGGCGCGGCCCGATCGGATCATGCAAGAACTGCTTCGCGTTGGCCGCCGTGCTTTTGTCAGCTTTCCCAATTTCGCCTATTGGCGGATGCGCAAGGCATTGCTGCTTGGCGGACGGATGCCGGTGACGCGGCATTTACCGGTTACTTGGTACGAAACGCAGAATATTCACCACGTCACGGTCAAAGATTTCGAGGCACTGGCGAATGACCTCGGTATAACCATTTCCAATCGCTGGTTCTTCACCAACCAACGTGAAATCAGCGCAAGCGGTGCAAATTGGCGCGCCGAATATGCTCTGTTTGAGGTTGGCAGGTAG
- the metX gene encoding homoserine O-acetyltransferase MetX, with translation MAPTPAFSAITLPHALPLDSGEVLEGVQIAFETYGELAADKGNAILLCHALTGDQFVASEHPITGKPGWWERMVGPGKPIDTGRFHVICANVIGSCMGSTGPASEGPEGKPHAMAFPVITIRDMVRGLIGLLDVLGIERLHAVVGGSMGGMQALSLAANFPERAERVLAIATTARHSAQNIAFHEVGRQAIMADPAWADGEYYASGITPDAGLAVARMAAHITYLSEEGLTEKFGRRLQDRTEKGFGFDADFQVESYLRYQGSGFTRRFDANSYLYITRAMDYFDIAEEHGGLLADAFAGTTSRFCLVSFDSDWLYPTAESRHVVHALNAAGAPVSFVELSAPFGHDSFLLEVPALDRVVKGFLE, from the coding sequence ATGGCACCCACCCCTGCCTTTTCCGCGATTACGCTCCCGCATGCCCTCCCGCTGGATAGTGGCGAAGTGCTTGAAGGCGTGCAAATCGCGTTTGAAACCTACGGCGAATTGGCAGCGGACAAGGGCAATGCGATCTTGCTGTGCCACGCGCTGACCGGCGATCAATTTGTCGCCAGCGAGCATCCAATTACAGGAAAGCCTGGCTGGTGGGAGCGGATGGTTGGGCCCGGCAAGCCGATTGACACGGGCCGGTTCCACGTAATTTGCGCCAATGTAATCGGCAGTTGCATGGGTTCGACAGGTCCAGCGTCCGAAGGTCCGGAAGGCAAGCCCCATGCGATGGCGTTTCCAGTCATCACGATCCGCGACATGGTTCGCGGTTTGATCGGATTGCTAGACGTGCTCGGTATAGAAAGGCTGCACGCTGTCGTTGGCGGATCGATGGGCGGAATGCAGGCGCTTAGCCTCGCCGCAAACTTCCCAGAGCGTGCCGAACGTGTTCTTGCGATTGCCACGACCGCACGCCATTCTGCGCAGAACATCGCCTTTCACGAGGTTGGCCGCCAAGCCATCATGGCCGATCCCGCTTGGGCCGATGGTGAATATTATGCGAGCGGGATCACTCCTGATGCAGGCCTCGCGGTGGCGCGGATGGCGGCGCATATCACCTATCTTTCCGAAGAAGGGCTGACCGAAAAATTCGGAAGGAGGCTGCAAGATCGGACCGAGAAAGGCTTCGGCTTCGACGCCGATTTTCAGGTCGAAAGCTATCTGCGGTATCAAGGTAGCGGCTTTACCCGGCGGTTCGATGCCAACAGTTATCTCTACATCACCCGTGCGATGGACTATTTTGACATTGCCGAGGAGCATGGTGGGCTATTGGCGGATGCTTTTGCCGGAACCACATCGCGTTTCTGTCTTGTGAGTTTCGACAGCGACTGGCTCTACCCCACTGCCGAAAGCCGCCATGTGGTCCACGCGCTCAATGCCGCCGGCGCTCCAGTCAGCTTCGTTGAGCTCAGCGCGCCGTTTGGGCACGACAGCTTTCTGCTCGAAGTTCCCGCGCTTGACCGAGTGGTGAAGGGGTTTCTTGAATGA
- a CDS encoding pyridoxal phosphate-dependent aminotransferase: MTDKPTPKPWIEAIHAYVPGKAHADDGRELIKLSANENPLGSSPAAIDALSGAKVPCAYPDPDSAELRAALGTLHGIDPARIVCGTGSDELLNLAVQAYAGPGDEVLFSNFSFAVYEIAARRCGATPIIAPDRDYGTDVSALIAAVTEKTRVVFLANPNNPTGSYLTASEVARLHAALPASALFVLDQAYAEYLTADEDDNGLALAAGHSNVLVTRTFSKIYGLAGERIGWATGHSDIIGSLNRIRGPFNVTNHGQAAALAAVGDQGFVAASRCHNARELARFVKVIESLGNHGLRPLPSKANFLLVLFEGRVTAEQAYLALAQGGYATRWLPGAGLPHGLRITIGTAEQMDDVSRILRGLIEAI, translated from the coding sequence ATGACTGACAAGCCAACTCCAAAGCCATGGATCGAAGCAATTCACGCTTATGTGCCCGGCAAAGCACACGCGGATGACGGACGTGAGTTGATAAAGCTTTCCGCGAACGAGAACCCGCTTGGCAGTTCGCCCGCTGCGATAGACGCGCTGAGCGGGGCCAAAGTGCCTTGCGCCTATCCCGATCCTGACTCAGCCGAATTGCGCGCCGCACTTGGCACATTACACGGCATCGATCCCGCAAGGATTGTTTGCGGAACGGGTTCCGACGAACTGCTTAATCTGGCCGTTCAAGCCTATGCCGGCCCCGGCGACGAGGTGCTGTTTTCGAATTTCAGCTTCGCCGTTTACGAGATCGCGGCGCGCCGTTGCGGGGCAACACCGATAATCGCCCCCGATAGAGATTATGGCACCGATGTCAGCGCGTTGATCGCAGCGGTCACAGAGAAAACCCGCGTGGTATTCCTCGCCAATCCCAACAACCCCACTGGCAGCTATTTGACCGCATCTGAAGTTGCACGGCTTCACGCTGCGTTACCCGCCAGTGCTCTATTCGTGCTTGACCAGGCCTACGCCGAATATCTGACCGCTGATGAGGATGACAACGGCCTCGCGCTGGCAGCCGGACACTCCAACGTCCTTGTCACTCGCACGTTCTCCAAAATTTATGGATTGGCGGGCGAACGCATTGGCTGGGCCACCGGACATTCTGACATCATAGGCTCGCTAAACCGGATTCGCGGCCCCTTCAACGTCACCAATCATGGACAAGCTGCGGCGCTTGCTGCCGTGGGCGATCAAGGTTTCGTCGCCGCCTCACGCTGCCACAATGCCCGCGAACTGGCACGTTTTGTCAAAGTGATCGAAAGCCTCGGCAATCACGGCCTGCGCCCTTTGCCAAGCAAGGCCAATTTCCTGCTGGTATTGTTCGAAGGTAGGGTCACAGCAGAACAGGCCTATCTCGCCTTGGCGCAAGGAGGCTATGCGACGCGTTGGTTGCCCGGAGCAGGCCTGCCGCATGGTTTGCGCATAACCATCGGCACCGCCGAGCAGATGGATGATGTCTCGCGTATTTTGCGCGGCTTGATCGAGGCGATATGA
- a CDS encoding prephenate/arogenate dehydrogenase family protein: MAIGNVAIIGLGLLGGSIGLALAKHCPEIATTGFDTDPVTRDAARARNLAGTISNTSIEAVANADLVILCVPVGAMGFAAEAIRDALPKNAIVSDVGSSKQSVVDTLRAALPDHCVIPAHPVAGTEQSGPEAGFAELFEHRWCILTPSAETPQDSIDALSEFWERLGSKIEIMDAKHHDLVLAVTSHIPHLIAYTIVGTASDLEDVTRSEVIKYSAGGFRDFTRIAASDPTMWRDVFLNNKDAVLEMLGRFTEDLTALQRAIRSGDGDALHDLFTRTRAIRRSIIEQGQDDARPDFGRSDH; encoded by the coding sequence ATGGCCATCGGTAACGTCGCAATTATCGGCTTGGGGCTGCTTGGCGGATCGATTGGCCTCGCGCTTGCGAAACATTGCCCCGAAATTGCTACAACCGGGTTCGATACCGACCCAGTCACAAGAGACGCAGCGCGAGCAAGAAATCTTGCGGGCACAATCAGCAACACCTCAATCGAAGCGGTTGCTAATGCCGATTTGGTGATATTGTGTGTGCCAGTTGGCGCGATGGGCTTTGCAGCAGAGGCAATTCGCGATGCCTTGCCCAAGAATGCGATCGTCAGCGATGTGGGCTCATCGAAACAGTCGGTGGTCGACACGCTTCGCGCGGCGCTGCCCGATCATTGCGTGATCCCTGCGCACCCGGTTGCCGGTACCGAACAGAGCGGGCCCGAAGCGGGCTTTGCCGAATTGTTTGAGCATCGCTGGTGCATTCTGACACCGTCTGCTGAAACGCCGCAAGATTCGATCGACGCGCTCAGCGAATTTTGGGAGCGGCTTGGTTCAAAAATTGAAATCATGGACGCTAAGCATCATGATCTGGTGCTGGCGGTGACAAGCCACATTCCGCATCTGATCGCTTACACCATTGTTGGCACAGCCTCTGACCTTGAAGATGTAACCCGCAGCGAGGTGATCAAATACTCTGCAGGCGGTTTTCGCGATTTTACCCGCATCGCTGCTTCAGACCCGACCATGTGGCGCGATGTTTTTCTTAACAACAAGGATGCTGTGCTGGAGATGCTTGGCCGCTTCACAGAGGATTTGACCGCGCTCCAACGCGCAATCCGCAGCGGTGATGGCGATGCGCTGCACGATTTGTTCACCCGTACCCGCGCAATTCGCCGGTCCATTATCGAACAAGGTCAGGATGATGCTCGGCCCGATTTCGGGCGCAGCGACCACTGA